In Schlegelella aquatica, one DNA window encodes the following:
- the cysD gene encoding sulfate adenylyltransferase subunit CysD encodes MNAPVSLDKLLPELDHRHLDWLEEEAIFILRETAAAFERPALLFSGGKDSCVVLRLAEKAFKTHVGQGRYKGRLPFPLLHVDTGHNFPEVIEFRDRRVAEMGERLVVAHLEDSIKRGKVRLAHPLESRNGHQTVTLLEAIEEHRFDVLIGGARRDEEKARAKERIFSHRDSFGQWQPKEQRPELWTLFNTRIKPGEHMRAFPISNWTELDVWLYIARENIPLPSLYYAHDRQVVRRKGLLVPVTEVTPVQPGEQVETAQVRFRTVGDMTCTCPVESTAATPAEIVAETLTVTVSERGATRMDDRTSDSSMERRKKEGYF; translated from the coding sequence ATGAACGCCCCCGTCAGCCTCGACAAGCTGTTGCCGGAGCTGGACCATCGGCACCTGGACTGGCTGGAAGAAGAAGCGATCTTCATCCTGCGCGAGACCGCCGCCGCCTTCGAGCGCCCCGCCCTGCTGTTTTCCGGCGGCAAGGACTCGTGCGTCGTGCTGCGCCTGGCCGAGAAGGCCTTCAAGACCCACGTGGGGCAAGGCCGGTACAAGGGCCGCCTGCCCTTTCCGCTGCTGCACGTCGACACCGGCCACAACTTCCCGGAGGTGATCGAGTTCCGCGACCGGCGGGTGGCCGAGATGGGCGAACGCCTGGTCGTGGCCCACTTGGAGGACTCCATCAAGCGCGGCAAGGTGCGTCTGGCGCACCCGCTCGAGTCGCGCAACGGCCACCAGACGGTCACGCTGCTGGAGGCCATCGAGGAGCACCGCTTCGACGTGCTGATCGGTGGCGCCCGGCGCGACGAGGAGAAGGCCCGCGCGAAGGAACGCATCTTCTCGCACCGCGACAGCTTCGGCCAATGGCAACCCAAGGAGCAGCGACCCGAGCTGTGGACGCTGTTCAACACCCGCATCAAGCCGGGCGAGCACATGCGGGCCTTTCCCATCAGCAACTGGACCGAGCTGGACGTGTGGCTCTACATCGCGCGCGAGAACATCCCGTTGCCGAGCCTGTACTACGCGCACGACCGCCAGGTGGTGCGGCGCAAGGGCCTGCTGGTGCCGGTGACCGAGGTCACCCCCGTGCAGCCCGGCGAGCAGGTCGAGACCGCGCAGGTGCGCTTCCGCACGGTCGGTGACATGACCTGCACCTGCCCGGTGGAAAGCACGGCCGCCACGCCGGCCGAGATCGTCGCCGAGACGCTGACCGTCACCGTCAGCGAGCGCGGCGCCACCCGCATGGACGACCGCACCTCCGACAGCTCGATGGAGCGTCGCAAGAAGGAAGGGTATTTCTGA
- a CDS encoding phosphoadenylyl-sulfate reductase: MSAIELYARHTPGFEARVDHALAVLREAAARHPGRVVQATSLGAEDMVLTDLIARHGLPIALGTLETGKLHDETVALIGRIEERYGVGVEVYRPVEETVVHFVRTHGEKAMYQSIDLRKQCCAIRKLEPLARMLNGRSAWITGLRREQSNTRAEVPFSEADDQGRTKYNPLADWSWNDVWHYIATHRAPYNPLHDQFMPSIGCAPCTRAIAVGEDFRAGRWWWEDEKAKECGLHVKQEEPAVVSIIGAHA, encoded by the coding sequence ATGAGCGCGATCGAACTCTATGCCCGTCACACCCCGGGCTTCGAAGCCCGGGTGGACCACGCCCTGGCCGTGCTGCGCGAAGCGGCCGCGCGGCATCCGGGTCGTGTGGTCCAGGCCACGAGCCTTGGCGCGGAGGACATGGTCCTCACTGACCTCATCGCCCGTCACGGCCTGCCCATCGCGCTCGGCACGCTCGAAACCGGCAAGCTGCACGACGAGACGGTCGCGCTGATCGGGCGCATCGAGGAGCGCTATGGTGTCGGCGTCGAGGTGTACCGGCCGGTCGAGGAGACGGTGGTTCACTTCGTGCGCACGCACGGCGAGAAGGCGATGTACCAGAGCATCGACCTGCGCAAGCAGTGCTGCGCGATCCGCAAGCTCGAGCCGCTGGCGCGCATGCTGAACGGCCGCAGCGCCTGGATCACCGGTTTGCGCCGCGAGCAGTCGAACACGCGCGCCGAGGTGCCCTTCAGCGAAGCGGACGACCAGGGCCGCACGAAGTACAACCCGCTCGCCGACTGGAGCTGGAACGACGTGTGGCACTACATCGCCACGCATCGAGCCCCCTACAACCCGCTGCACGACCAGTTCATGCCCAGCATCGGCTGCGCCCCCTGCACCCGCGCCATCGCCGTGGGCGAGGACTTCCGCGCCGGGCGCTGGTGGTGGGAGGACGAGAAAGCCAAGGAGTGCGGGCTGCACGTGAAGCAGGAAGAACCCGCCGTCGTATCGATCATCGGAGCCCACGCATGA
- a CDS encoding DUF934 domain-containing protein: protein MNFIDPLHDDWTPWADGEPGTPLPNRLLTWAQWQQVREQWPADVPVGVAFPNDADIEALEPDLPRIALVALHFPKWTDGRAYSQARLLRNRYRFSGQVRATGDVVVDMVPLLHRTGFDAAVLREGQSAEVARRLLAHFPAYYQGDVHERQPRFRRPEGAVA, encoded by the coding sequence ATGAACTTCATCGACCCCCTACACGACGACTGGACGCCCTGGGCCGATGGCGAGCCGGGCACTCCCCTGCCCAATCGCCTGCTGACCTGGGCCCAGTGGCAGCAGGTGCGCGAGCAGTGGCCGGCGGACGTGCCGGTGGGCGTCGCCTTCCCGAACGATGCGGACATCGAGGCGCTGGAACCGGACCTGCCCCGCATTGCGCTGGTCGCCCTGCACTTCCCCAAATGGACCGACGGCCGCGCCTACAGCCAGGCGCGCCTGCTGCGCAACCGCTATCGCTTCAGCGGCCAGGTGCGGGCCACCGGCGACGTGGTCGTGGACATGGTGCCGCTCCTGCACCGCACCGGCTTCGATGCGGCCGTGCTGCGCGAAGGCCAGAGCGCCGAGGTCGCCCGGCGCTTGCTCGCGCACTTCCCGGCGTACTACCAGGGCGACGTGCACGAGCGCCAGCCGCGCTTTCGCCGCCCGGAAGGAGCTGTTGCATGA
- a CDS encoding nitrite/sulfite reductase, translating to MYRYTEFDKQFIKLRAAQFRDQLERHLAGTLSDDDFRPLRLQNGWYIQRHAPMARIAIPYGELNSAQLRRLARIAREYDRGYGHFTTRQNIQFNWIPLHRAADVMEELAEVDMHGIQTSGNCIRNITSDAFAGIAPDEVVDPRPYCEILRQWSTLHPEFAFLPRKFKIAVTGAKEDRAALAWHDIGLHLVRNEAGDVGFKVLVGGGMGRTPITATVVREFLPWEQILVYIEAIVRVYNRYGRRDNIYKARIKILVKAEGPRFIDDVEEEFRAILERDVDGAAHLLTQDELDRVAQHFDVPAGVRYDAANDSLAVDVGEVPVAFRRWLERNVHAHRFPGYRAVTLSLKRVGQAPGDVTAEQMEAAADLAERFSAGEIRVTHDQNLVLPWVRESELYALWQAARAASFATPNVGLLTDMIACPGGDFCALANARSIPIAAAITERFQDLDELYDIGDIDVHMSGCMNSCGHHHSGHIGILGVDKDGSEWYQITLGGSDGSTPSGAAVAGKVIGPSFAADEVPDVIEAVIEIYREQRAAHERFIDTVKRLGLEPFKAAANAVRRTTGGKAMAA from the coding sequence ATGTACCGCTACACCGAATTCGACAAGCAGTTCATCAAGCTGCGGGCTGCGCAGTTCCGCGATCAGCTCGAGCGCCACTTGGCGGGCACGCTGAGCGACGATGATTTCCGTCCGCTGCGGCTGCAAAACGGGTGGTACATCCAGCGGCACGCGCCGATGGCACGCATCGCCATTCCGTATGGCGAGCTGAACTCGGCGCAACTGCGCCGCCTCGCCAGGATCGCCCGCGAGTACGACCGCGGCTACGGTCACTTCACGACGCGCCAGAACATCCAGTTCAACTGGATCCCGCTGCACCGCGCGGCCGACGTGATGGAGGAACTGGCCGAGGTGGACATGCACGGCATCCAGACCTCCGGCAACTGCATCCGCAACATCACGAGCGACGCCTTCGCGGGCATCGCGCCGGACGAGGTGGTGGACCCGCGTCCCTATTGCGAGATCCTGCGCCAGTGGTCGACGCTGCACCCGGAGTTCGCCTTCCTGCCGCGCAAGTTCAAGATCGCGGTGACGGGCGCGAAGGAAGACCGCGCAGCCCTGGCCTGGCACGACATCGGGCTGCACCTGGTGCGTAACGAGGCGGGGGACGTGGGCTTCAAGGTGCTGGTGGGCGGCGGCATGGGCCGCACGCCGATCACCGCTACCGTCGTGCGCGAGTTCCTGCCGTGGGAGCAGATCCTCGTCTACATCGAGGCGATCGTGCGCGTCTACAACCGCTATGGCCGGCGCGACAACATCTACAAGGCCCGCATCAAGATCCTCGTCAAGGCCGAGGGCCCTCGCTTCATCGACGACGTCGAGGAGGAGTTCCGGGCGATCCTCGAGCGCGATGTCGACGGCGCGGCTCACCTCCTCACGCAGGATGAGTTGGACCGCGTGGCCCAGCACTTCGACGTGCCGGCCGGGGTGCGATACGACGCGGCCAATGACTCGCTCGCCGTGGACGTGGGCGAGGTGCCCGTGGCCTTCCGCCGCTGGCTGGAGCGCAACGTGCATGCGCACCGCTTCCCCGGCTACCGGGCGGTGACGCTGTCGCTCAAGCGAGTGGGCCAGGCACCCGGGGACGTGACGGCCGAGCAGATGGAAGCCGCGGCCGATCTCGCGGAGCGGTTCAGCGCCGGCGAGATCCGCGTCACGCACGACCAGAACCTGGTGCTGCCCTGGGTGCGCGAGAGCGAGCTCTACGCCCTGTGGCAGGCCGCCAGGGCCGCGAGCTTCGCGACGCCGAACGTGGGCCTGCTGACCGACATGATCGCCTGCCCCGGCGGCGACTTCTGCGCACTGGCCAACGCCCGCTCGATCCCCATCGCCGCGGCGATCACCGAGCGCTTCCAGGACCTCGACGAGCTCTATGACATCGGCGACATCGACGTGCACATGAGCGGCTGCATGAACTCCTGCGGCCACCACCACAGCGGCCACATCGGCATCCTCGGCGTCGACAAGGACGGCTCCGAGTGGTACCAGATCACCCTCGGCGGCTCCGACGGTTCGACGCCCAGCGGCGCGGCCGTCGCCGGCAAGGTGATCGGCCCGTCGTTCGCGGCCGACGAGGTGCCCGACGTGATCGAGGCGGTGATCGAGATCTACCGCGAGCAACGCGCGGCCCACGAGCGCTTCATCGACACGGTGAAGCGCCTCGGGCTGGAGCCCTTCAAGGCGGCGGCCAACGCCGTGCGACGCACCACCGGCGGCAAGGCGATGGCCGCCTGA
- a CDS encoding sulfite exporter TauE/SafE family protein: MDWIAVISGFGVGAIVGMTGVGGGSLMTPLLISVFKLNPAVAIGTDLWFAALTKISGSVAHQRHGNVDYRIAGLLLAGSIPATLAMIGLMHATGITKGWASALTLSLGIALLLTAVTVAYKQAWHRVALKLQRWLPEHRKPALTVAAGAILGVLVSLSSIGAGAIGATLILFLYPRLEARRLVGTDIAHAVPLTLVAGIGHASLGHVDWPLLAALLMGSVPGIWIGAQLTRRMPDRLVRGLLCVSLVTAGLKVIH; this comes from the coding sequence ATGGATTGGATTGCGGTGATCAGCGGGTTCGGTGTCGGTGCCATCGTCGGGATGACCGGGGTGGGCGGAGGCTCGTTGATGACGCCGCTGCTGATCTCGGTGTTCAAGCTGAACCCGGCTGTCGCCATCGGGACCGATCTGTGGTTCGCCGCCCTGACCAAGATCTCCGGCTCCGTGGCTCACCAGCGGCACGGCAACGTCGATTACCGCATCGCCGGACTGCTGCTGGCCGGCAGCATCCCGGCCACGCTGGCCATGATCGGATTGATGCACGCCACGGGCATCACCAAGGGGTGGGCCAGTGCCTTGACCTTGTCTCTGGGCATCGCGCTGCTGCTCACGGCGGTGACCGTCGCCTACAAGCAGGCGTGGCACCGCGTCGCGCTGAAGCTGCAACGCTGGCTCCCGGAGCACCGAAAGCCGGCACTCACGGTCGCCGCCGGCGCCATCCTGGGCGTGCTGGTCTCGCTCAGTTCGATCGGCGCGGGTGCGATCGGCGCGACGCTGATTCTCTTCCTCTACCCCCGCCTCGAGGCGCGTCGCCTCGTCGGCACCGACATCGCCCACGCCGTGCCGCTCACGCTGGTGGCCGGCATCGGCCACGCCTCGCTGGGCCACGTGGACTGGCCGCTCCTCGCGGCGCTGCTGATGGGCTCGGTGCCGGGGATCTGGATCGGCGCCCAGCTCACCCGCCGCATGCCCGACCGCCTGGTGCGCGGGCTGCTGTGCGTGTCGCTCGTGACGGCCGGGCTCAAGGTCATTCACTGA
- a CDS encoding patatin-like phospholipase family protein translates to MPTPPARPPRIGLALGGGAARGFAHIGVLQVLEEQGIRPDLVVGTSAGSVVAALYAAGKTPAQLASLAASMDEYTISDWSYPLRGVIRGEALARYVNQQVGGKRLEQMNVPLGVVATDLGTGEPILFQRGDTGTAVRASSAVPAVFQPVRINGREYVDGGLVSPVPVRFARQMGADVVIAVDISAVPQGNPVSDAVRLLLQTFAIMGRSINQFELREADVVIRPKLNGVSSADFAARARSIQAGREAAQAAIAEIKAKIAGAKAH, encoded by the coding sequence GTGCCGACGCCTCCCGCGCGACCGCCGCGCATTGGGCTCGCGCTCGGCGGCGGGGCGGCCCGGGGCTTCGCGCACATCGGGGTGCTGCAGGTGCTGGAGGAGCAAGGGATCCGCCCCGATCTGGTGGTGGGGACCTCGGCCGGTAGCGTGGTCGCGGCGCTGTACGCGGCCGGCAAGACCCCGGCCCAGTTGGCCAGCCTCGCGGCGTCGATGGACGAGTACACCATCAGCGACTGGTCGTACCCGCTGCGCGGTGTGATCCGTGGCGAGGCCTTGGCACGCTATGTGAACCAGCAGGTGGGCGGCAAACGCCTGGAGCAGATGAACGTGCCCCTCGGCGTGGTGGCGACCGACCTCGGCACAGGCGAGCCCATCCTGTTCCAGCGCGGCGATACCGGCACGGCCGTCCGGGCCTCGAGCGCGGTCCCGGCGGTGTTCCAGCCGGTGCGCATCAATGGGCGGGAGTATGTCGACGGCGGCCTGGTCTCGCCGGTGCCCGTGCGGTTCGCGCGCCAGATGGGGGCGGACGTCGTCATCGCCGTGGACATCTCCGCCGTGCCGCAGGGCAACCCGGTGAGCGACGCGGTGAGGCTGCTGCTCCAGACCTTCGCCATCATGGGGCGCAGCATCAACCAGTTCGAACTGCGCGAGGCGGACGTCGTGATCCGGCCCAAGCTGAACGGCGTGTCCAGCGCCGACTTCGCCGCGCGGGCACGGTCCATCCAGGCAGGACGCGAGGCCGCCCAGGCCGCCATTGCCGAGATCAAAGCCAAGATCGCCGGCGCGAAGGCCCATTGA
- a CDS encoding phasin family protein encodes MLTAEQIIAAQKANVETVFGLTQKALEGVEKLVELNVQVAKTSLKEAADHAQAVLSVKDAQELLALQASLLQPVAEKAAAYSRHLYDIASSTNAEVGRVAEEQLADMQRKFLAVVDTAIKNAPAGTENAAALVKSAVTAANNAFESVHKAVKQAAHVAEANIQAVTNTAVKAAEAAKPKRAAA; translated from the coding sequence ATGTTGACCGCTGAACAAATCATTGCTGCCCAGAAAGCCAACGTCGAGACCGTGTTCGGTCTCACCCAGAAGGCCCTGGAAGGCGTCGAGAAGCTCGTCGAGCTGAATGTCCAGGTTGCCAAGACGTCGCTGAAGGAAGCCGCCGACCACGCCCAGGCCGTCCTGTCGGTCAAGGACGCCCAGGAACTGCTAGCCTTGCAAGCCAGTCTGCTCCAGCCCGTCGCCGAGAAGGCCGCTGCCTACAGCCGCCACCTCTACGACATCGCCTCGTCCACCAACGCCGAGGTCGGCCGCGTGGCGGAGGAGCAACTGGCGGACATGCAGCGCAAGTTCCTGGCTGTGGTGGACACGGCGATCAAGAACGCGCCCGCCGGCACCGAGAACGCCGCCGCGCTGGTGAAGTCGGCCGTGACCGCCGCCAACAACGCGTTCGAGAGCGTGCACAAGGCCGTGAAGCAAGCGGCGCACGTGGCCGAGGCCAACATCCAGGCGGTGACGAACACCGCCGTGAAGGCGGCCGAGGCGGCCAAGCCCAAGCGAGCCGCGGCCTGA
- a CDS encoding IS5 family transposase has protein sequence MQLSFGDAEGLGSRKRTRREVFLAEMEQVVPWQALLGLIEPHYPKMGRPGRQPYPLATMLRIHFLQQWYALSDPAMEEALYDTPVMRRFAQLGGLADIPDETTILNFRRLLETHGLAEKLFEQVNAHLQRKGLSLRSGTIVDATIISAPSSTKNKAGERDPAMHQTKKGNQWFFGMKAHIGVDDASGLVHHVECTAANVADVTQVYKLLHGREDTVCGDSGYTGAEKREELQDVDAGFLIAEKPSKLRAMKNERERRYAERWERYKASLRAKVEHPFRVIKRQFGYTKVRYRGLAKNAAQVLTLFALSNLWMARRRLLPTTGAVRP, from the coding sequence ATGCAGCTGTCGTTCGGTGATGCCGAGGGTCTGGGGAGCCGCAAGCGCACGCGGCGCGAGGTGTTTTTGGCGGAGATGGAGCAGGTGGTGCCGTGGCAGGCGCTGCTGGGTCTGATCGAGCCGCACTACCCGAAGATGGGCCGTCCCGGTCGCCAGCCCTATCCGTTGGCGACGATGCTGCGCATCCACTTCCTGCAGCAGTGGTATGCGCTCAGCGACCCGGCGATGGAAGAAGCCTTGTACGACACGCCGGTGATGCGCCGCTTCGCGCAGTTGGGCGGGCTTGCCGACATCCCGGACGAGACGACGATCCTCAACTTCCGCCGGCTGTTGGAGACGCACGGGCTGGCCGAGAAGCTCTTCGAGCAGGTCAACGCCCATCTTCAGCGCAAGGGCCTGAGCCTGCGCAGTGGCACGATCGTGGATGCCACGATCATCAGTGCGCCGAGCTCGACCAAGAACAAGGCGGGCGAGCGCGATCCGGCGATGCACCAGACCAAGAAGGGCAACCAGTGGTTCTTCGGGATGAAGGCGCACATCGGCGTGGATGACGCGTCCGGTCTGGTGCACCACGTGGAATGCACGGCGGCGAACGTGGCCGACGTGACGCAGGTGTACAAGCTGCTGCACGGCCGGGAAGACACGGTGTGCGGCGACAGCGGCTACACGGGTGCCGAGAAGCGCGAGGAGCTGCAGGACGTGGACGCCGGATTCCTGATCGCGGAGAAGCCGTCGAAGCTGCGTGCGATGAAGAACGAGCGCGAGCGGCGCTACGCCGAGCGGTGGGAGCGCTACAAGGCCAGTCTGCGGGCGAAGGTGGAGCACCCGTTCCGGGTGATCAAGCGGCAGTTCGGCTACACGAAGGTGCGCTACCGCGGCCTGGCGAAGAACGCGGCGCAGGTGCTGACGCTGTTCGCGCTGTCGAACCTGTGGATGGCGCGCCGGCGTTTGTTGCCGACGACGGGAGCAGTGCGTCCGTAA
- a CDS encoding histone deacetylase family protein, which translates to MRAFYCDHFVLPLPPGHRFPMQKYGLLRDRVAAELPQVRLEEAQPASDGELALAHHPRYVSAVAQGWLTSQEQREIGFPWSPAMAERARRSVGATIAAARAALDDGVGANLAGGTHHAYADRGGGFCVFNDVAVAARLMQAEWHRRHRALLRVLVLDLDVHQGNGTAAIFADDPTVYTVSLHGQRNFPFRKERSDLDVELADGCTDEPYLDALDEALRAVWRHHENRPPGLVFYLAGADPHEGDRLGRLKVSAAGLAERDRRVFASMRERGVPVVVTMAGGYGHDIHQTVAIQLETLRIAQAVAVHPRSPAHPHVETAT; encoded by the coding sequence ATGAGAGCCTTCTACTGCGACCATTTCGTGCTGCCTCTGCCGCCGGGGCACCGGTTCCCGATGCAGAAGTACGGCCTGCTGCGCGACCGGGTCGCGGCCGAGTTGCCGCAGGTGCGGCTGGAGGAGGCCCAGCCGGCGTCCGACGGCGAACTCGCGCTCGCCCATCACCCGCGGTACGTGAGCGCCGTGGCGCAGGGGTGGCTCACGTCCCAGGAGCAGCGGGAGATCGGGTTTCCATGGTCGCCCGCGATGGCGGAGCGCGCTCGCCGTTCGGTCGGCGCGACGATCGCCGCTGCCCGGGCAGCGCTGGACGACGGGGTCGGGGCGAACCTCGCCGGGGGGACGCACCATGCGTACGCCGATCGCGGGGGCGGTTTCTGCGTGTTCAACGATGTCGCGGTGGCGGCCCGGCTGATGCAGGCCGAGTGGCACCGCAGACACCGGGCTCTGCTGCGGGTGCTGGTGCTGGACCTGGACGTGCACCAGGGCAACGGCACGGCGGCCATCTTCGCGGACGACCCGACGGTCTACACGGTGTCCTTGCACGGCCAACGCAACTTCCCCTTTCGCAAGGAACGCAGCGACCTGGACGTCGAGCTGGCCGACGGGTGCACCGACGAGCCGTACCTCGACGCGCTGGACGAGGCCCTGCGCGCGGTGTGGCGGCACCACGAGAACCGGCCTCCGGGCTTGGTGTTCTACCTGGCCGGAGCGGACCCCCACGAGGGGGATCGTCTGGGCCGGCTGAAGGTCTCGGCGGCCGGCCTTGCCGAGCGCGACCGCAGGGTGTTCGCATCCATGCGCGAGCGGGGGGTGCCGGTGGTCGTGACCATGGCCGGCGGCTACGGGCACGACATCCATCAGACCGTCGCGATCCAATTGGAGACCCTGCGTATCGCGCAGGCCGTCGCCGTTCATCCACGTTCTCCTGCACATCCCCATGTCGAGACCGCAACCTGA
- a CDS encoding acyl-CoA thioesterase, with translation MSRPQPEPRSAYPYFLPITTRWMDNDVYGHVNNVVYYSYFDTVVNRYLVERGVLDIHQGQTIGLVVETQCNYFSSIAFPQLVHAGLRVAQLGHSSVRYEVGLFADDEPLTAAKGHFVHVYVDRGSRRPAALPQALVAALEPLRRAPG, from the coding sequence ATGTCGAGACCGCAACCTGAGCCTCGCAGCGCCTATCCGTACTTCCTGCCCATCACGACACGCTGGATGGACAACGACGTCTATGGCCACGTCAACAACGTCGTCTACTACAGCTACTTCGACACCGTGGTCAACCGCTACCTCGTCGAGCGGGGTGTGCTCGACATCCACCAGGGCCAGACCATCGGCCTCGTGGTCGAGACGCAGTGCAACTACTTCTCCTCGATCGCGTTCCCTCAGCTCGTGCATGCGGGGCTGCGTGTGGCGCAACTGGGCCATTCGAGCGTGCGGTACGAGGTGGGTCTCTTCGCGGACGACGAACCGCTCACCGCGGCGAAGGGGCACTTCGTGCATGTGTACGTCGACCGCGGGAGCCGCCGCCCGGCCGCGTTGCCGCAAGCCCTGGTGGCGGCACTCGAGCCGCTGAGACGCGCGCCGGGTTGA
- a CDS encoding sodium:proton antiporter yields MNRFVIRGAVLTLASALLPGLAHAADIDGSQLAVWWAIPFAGMLLSIAFVPLIAPFFWHHHYGKITAGWALAFLLPFAAVFGPGTAAAGFVHALVAEYVPFIILLTALFTTAGGIYIRGNLHGSPGLNAGLMAVGAGLASIMGTTGASMLLIRPLIRANDNRKHVAHVVVFFIFIVSNIGGSLTPLGDPPLFLGFLKGVDFFWTARVIFPETLFLVAALLALFYVIDSYYYRKEGVQPVDPTPDSRDVGIEGKVNLLLLLVIVGLVLLSGVWKSSVEFDVFGTAVGLPQLMRDLALVAVIFVSLAVTPRQAREQNQFGWAPMVEVAKLFAGIFLTIIPVLAMLKAGLQGPFAPIVQAVTGADGQPVPAMYFWATGLLSSFLDNAPTYLVFFNLAGGEPQVLMTSLAPVLAAISGGAVFMGANTYIGNAPNLMVKAIAEDRGIRMPSFFGYMAWSGFILLPLFALVTWIWMR; encoded by the coding sequence ATGAATCGCTTCGTGATCCGAGGGGCAGTGCTGACCCTCGCCAGTGCGCTGCTGCCCGGTCTCGCCCATGCAGCCGACATCGACGGCAGCCAATTGGCCGTGTGGTGGGCCATTCCCTTTGCGGGCATGCTCCTGTCGATCGCGTTCGTTCCGCTCATCGCGCCGTTCTTCTGGCATCACCATTACGGCAAGATCACCGCGGGCTGGGCGCTGGCGTTCCTGCTGCCGTTTGCCGCCGTGTTCGGGCCGGGGACGGCCGCGGCGGGCTTCGTGCATGCGCTGGTGGCCGAGTACGTCCCCTTCATCATCCTGCTCACCGCGCTGTTCACGACGGCCGGCGGCATCTACATCCGCGGCAACCTGCACGGCAGCCCGGGGCTCAATGCGGGCCTGATGGCAGTGGGGGCGGGGCTGGCGAGCATCATGGGCACCACCGGCGCCTCGATGCTGCTGATCCGCCCGCTCATCCGGGCGAACGACAACCGCAAGCACGTCGCCCACGTGGTCGTCTTCTTCATCTTCATCGTCTCCAACATCGGGGGCTCTCTCACCCCCTTGGGCGACCCGCCGCTGTTCCTCGGCTTCCTGAAGGGGGTGGACTTCTTCTGGACGGCGCGGGTGATCTTCCCGGAGACGCTCTTCCTCGTCGCGGCCTTGCTCGCGCTCTTCTACGTGATCGACTCCTACTACTACCGCAAGGAGGGCGTCCAGCCCGTCGATCCGACCCCGGACTCGCGCGACGTCGGCATCGAGGGCAAGGTCAACCTGCTGTTGCTGCTGGTCATCGTCGGGCTGGTGCTGCTGAGCGGTGTGTGGAAGTCTTCGGTGGAGTTCGACGTTTTCGGGACCGCCGTCGGACTGCCCCAACTGATGCGTGACCTCGCGCTGGTGGCGGTGATCTTCGTCTCGCTCGCGGTGACGCCGCGGCAGGCGCGCGAGCAGAACCAGTTCGGCTGGGCCCCGATGGTCGAGGTGGCCAAGCTCTTCGCCGGCATCTTCCTCACCATCATCCCGGTGCTGGCGATGCTCAAGGCGGGTCTCCAGGGGCCTTTCGCTCCCATCGTGCAAGCCGTCACCGGGGCCGACGGGCAGCCGGTTCCCGCCATGTATTTCTGGGCGACGGGGCTCCTGTCCTCGTTCCTCGACAACGCGCCGACCTACCTCGTCTTCTTCAACCTTGCCGGCGGGGAGCCTCAGGTGCTGATGACGAGCCTGGCACCCGTCCTCGCGGCGATTTCCGGGGGGGCCGTGTTCATGGGCGCCAACACCTACATCGGCAACGCCCCCAACCTGATGGTGAAGGCGATCGCGGAGGACCGCGGCATCCGGATGCCGAGCTTCTTCGGCTACATGGCGTGGTCGGGTTTCATCCTGCTGCCGCTGTTCGCGCTGGTGACCTGGATCTGGATGCGCTGA